A portion of the Etheostoma cragini isolate CJK2018 chromosome 13, CSU_Ecrag_1.0, whole genome shotgun sequence genome contains these proteins:
- the LOC117955845 gene encoding bromodomain-containing protein 8 isoform X2: MTNNISDYQHKLLVIGPIEPWSVREKLCLATSVMKSGDQNWVSVSRAIKPFAEPGRPPDWFSQKHCASKYSELLETTEAPKRKRGEKSEVVETVEDVIVRRLTADRIDELKRLIKETQEKHRKLKRETELIQAGHLDSKLEELWEEVLQKEKLEEQETELKRKNTIASYQARQVANNTPKRVPSITMHSPSDSPSKESSPGDPLECLTLDLVSTKNASGSTRLMSIAESSGPGNDDISLGSLLDEPTQKKILGQKGTPPPSPLLSELLKKGSILATNSRLIGEGDVTPGNMTAANDLQLALPCQPLSQATGAPMLSRLLEASPTKFSAPLGFMVSADSASSAPLSAATPVPVDSAASTEMDVMVPSLTPGCQPVSAEDKVSELSEEDVSGSYMGDELDLKTVGDIIAIIEDKADETVEALDAAAVEAALSLCEENGHALSGGWEAGPFQPHESHPAVPTRDPQSLSFHCCMEGKTDLLEVQRGTSASISSVCNTRDNGLAAFPMGLRGLPPTSSSSHSSKSLEHCYTGAPPQPEAMRETELLAHQKSQISRGVTIKCEGKKWTQQRPEKAHRDSVLEDSPLTERHPKEMKAEEGISVEGEENASGTKLYNELNGPDVCGEEDGDGVEGFLSEPDGEMELEPAASESEDGYSLHAASSSLQLHTTAESIPSSPASSQFSVCSEDLEALQAHKIWKKAIMLVWRAAANHRYANVFLQPVTDEIAPGYHSIVQRPMDLAAIKKNIETGVIRTTAEFQRDIMLMFQNAVMYNSLDHDVYLMALEMQRDVLEQIQQFLATQLIMETSESGISAKSLRGRESTRKQDSTDKDIVSMSSPAFLLSLFDGGTRGRRCAIEADLKMKK, encoded by the exons ATGACAAATAACATTAGTGACTATC AACACAAGCTACTTGTCATTGGACCAATAGAGCCATGGTCAGTGAGGGAGAAGCTGTGTTTGGCCACATCTGTCATGAAGAGTGGAGACCAGAACTG GGTATCTGTCAGTCGAGCCATCAAGCCATTTGCAGAACCCGGGCGACCACCTGACTGGTTCTCTCAAAAG CACTGTGCCTCCAAGTACTCTGAGCTCCTGGAAACAACAGAGGCCCCAAA GCGGAAACGTGGTGAGAAAAGTGAAGTGGTGGAGACAGTGGAGGACGTGATAGTACGCAGACTGACAGCTGACAGGATTGATGAACTAAAAAGACTGATCAAAGAAACACAGGAGAAGCACAG GAAGCTGAAGAGAGAGACTGAACTGATTCAAGCCGGGCATCTAGATTCCAAACTAGAAGAGTTATGGGAAGAGGTTCTTCA GAAGGAGAAACTGGAGGAACAAGAAACagagttgaaaagaaaaaacacaatagcTTCTTATCAGG CCAGACAGGTGGCAAATAACACACCTAAGAGAGTCCCAAGCATCACCATGCATTCACCCTCAGACTCCCCAAGCAAGGAGTCCTCTCCAGGTGACCCACTTGAGTGCTTGACACTAGATCTTGtatcaacaaaaaat GCTTCTGGATCAACCAGATTAATGTCCATTGCTGAGTCTTCTGGACCTGGTAATGATGACATCAGCCTCGGGTCACTTCTGGATGAGCCCACCCAAAAGAAGATTCTGGGCCAGAAAGGCACACCCCCACCATCTCCGCTCCTGTCAGAGTTATTGAAGAAAGGCAGCATCTTGGCCACAAATTCCAGACTG ATTGGGGAGGGTGACGTGACCCCTGGTAATATGACAGCAGCAAACGACTTGCAGCTGGCTCTGCCTTGCCAACCTCTCTCTCAGGCAACAG GTGCCCCGATGTTATCCCGTCTCCTGGAGGCAAGTCCCACCAAGTTTTCTGCTCCGTTAGGTTTCATGGTCAGTGCTGACTCAGCCTCCAGTGctcctctctctgctgccaCTCCTGTGCCTGTTGACTCTGCTGCAAGTACAG AGATGGATGTTATGGTGCCATCTTTGACCCCTGGATGCCAACCGGTCTCTGCAGAGGATAAAGTGTCAGAGCTCAGTGAGGAAGATGTGTCTGGGTCCTACATGGGGGATGAGCTGGACTTGAAGACAGTGGGGGACATTATTGCCATCATTGAGGACAAG GCAGATGAGACTGTAGAGGCTTTGGATGCAGCTGCAGTTGAGGCTGCGCTGTCACTGTGTGAGGAGAACGGCCATGCTTTGTCTGGTGGCTGGGAGGCCGGGCCTTTCCAACCCCATGAGTCTCACCCCGCAGTGCCCACAAGGGACCCACAGTCCTTGTCTTTTCACTGTTGTATGGAGGGGAAGACAGACTTGTTAGAAGTTCAGCGTGGGACTTCAGCTTCAATCTCCTCTGTTTGCAACACTCGAGATAACGGTCTTGCAGCATTCCCAATGGGACTAAGGGGCCTTCCTCCCACCTCCTCATCCTCACACAGCTCAAAGAGTTTGGAGCACTGCTACACTGGAGCACCTCCACAACCTGAGGCCATGAGAGAGACTGAATTGTTGGCACACCAGAAAAGCCAAATTTCAAGGGGTGTTACTATAAAATGTGAGGGTAAGAAGTGGACACAGCAAAGACCTGAAAAAGCTCATAGAG ACTCAGTGTTAGAAGATAGCCCACTGACAGAAAGGCATCCCAAG GAGATGAAAGCGGAGGAGGGAATAAGTGTTGAGGGAGAAGAGAATGCCTCAGGGACTAAACTGTACAATGAGCTCAATGGGCCAGATGTGTGTGGAGAAGAAGACGGTGATGGGGTGGAGGGATTCTTGTCAGAGCcagatggcgagatggagcttGAACCTGCGGCCAGCGAGAGTGAGGATGGATACAGCCTCCATGCGGCCTCCTCGTCTCTACAGCTCCACACAACCGCAGAGTCCATCCCCAGCAGCCCTGCCTCATCGCAGTT TTCTGTGTGCAGTGAGGACCTGGAAGCGCTACAGGCTCACAAGATCTGGAAGAAAGCCATTATGCTGGTGTGGCGTGCAgcggccaatcacag GTATGCAAATGTCTTCCTGCAGCCAGTAACAGATGAAATTGCACCTGGGTACCACAGTATTGTGCAGAG GCCCATGGACCTTGCCGccataaaaaagaacattgagaCTGGTGTGATTAGGACCACCGCTGAGTTCCAGAGGGACATCATGCTGATGTTTCAGAATGCGGTCATGTACAACAGCCTGGATCATGACGTGTACCTTATGGCTCTGGAGATGCAGCGTGATGTCCTGGAGCAGATCCAGCAGTTTCTGGCTACCCAGCTTATCATGGAGACGTCAGAGTCTGGTATCAGCGCCAAGAGCCTGAGGGGCCGTGAGAGCACACGCAAACAGGACTCTACTGACAAG GACATTGTCTCCATGTCCTCTCCtgccttccttctttctcttttt GATGGAGGCACCAGAGGGCGCCGTTGTGCCATAGAAGCTGACcttaaaatgaagaaatga
- the LOC117955845 gene encoding bromodomain-containing protein 8 isoform X5: MGCRDDRKMANGVGKHKLLVIGPIEPWSVREKLCLATSVMKSGDQNWVSVSRAIKPFAEPGRPPDWFSQKHCASKYSELLETTEAPKRKRGEKSEVVETVEDVIVRRLTADRIDELKRLIKETQEKHRKLKRETELIQAGHLDSKLEELWEEVLQKEKLEEQETELKRKNTIASYQARQVANNTPKRVPSITMHSPSDSPSKESSPGDPLECLTLDLVSTKNASGSTRLMSIAESSGPGNDDISLGSLLDEPTQKKILGQKGTPPPSPLLSELLKKGSILATNSRLIGEGDVTPGNMTAANDLQLALPCQPLSQATEMDVMVPSLTPGCQPVSAEDKVSELSEEDVSGSYMGDELDLKTVGDIIAIIEDKADETVEALDAAAVEAALSLCEENGHALSGGWEAGPFQPHESHPAVPTRDPQSLSFHCCMEGKTDLLEVQRGTSASISSVCNTRDNGLAAFPMGLRGLPPTSSSSHSSKSLEHCYTGAPPQPEAMRETELLAHQKSQISRGVTIKCEGKKWTQQRPEKAHRDSVLEDSPLTERHPKEMKAEEGISVEGEENASGTKLYNELNGPDVCGEEDGDGVEGFLSEPDGEMELEPAASESEDGYSLHAASSSLQLHTTAESIPSSPASSQFSVCSEDLEALQAHKIWKKAIMLVWRAAANHRYANVFLQPVTDEIAPGYHSIVQRPMDLAAIKKNIETGVIRTTAEFQRDIMLMFQNAVMYNSLDHDVYLMALEMQRDVLEQIQQFLATQLIMETSESGISAKSLRGRESTRKQDSTDKDIVSMSSPAFLLSLFDGGTRGRRCAIEADLKMKK; this comes from the exons ATGGGATGTCGGGATGACAGGAAAATGGCAAACGGGGTTGGAA AACACAAGCTACTTGTCATTGGACCAATAGAGCCATGGTCAGTGAGGGAGAAGCTGTGTTTGGCCACATCTGTCATGAAGAGTGGAGACCAGAACTG GGTATCTGTCAGTCGAGCCATCAAGCCATTTGCAGAACCCGGGCGACCACCTGACTGGTTCTCTCAAAAG CACTGTGCCTCCAAGTACTCTGAGCTCCTGGAAACAACAGAGGCCCCAAA GCGGAAACGTGGTGAGAAAAGTGAAGTGGTGGAGACAGTGGAGGACGTGATAGTACGCAGACTGACAGCTGACAGGATTGATGAACTAAAAAGACTGATCAAAGAAACACAGGAGAAGCACAG GAAGCTGAAGAGAGAGACTGAACTGATTCAAGCCGGGCATCTAGATTCCAAACTAGAAGAGTTATGGGAAGAGGTTCTTCA GAAGGAGAAACTGGAGGAACAAGAAACagagttgaaaagaaaaaacacaatagcTTCTTATCAGG CCAGACAGGTGGCAAATAACACACCTAAGAGAGTCCCAAGCATCACCATGCATTCACCCTCAGACTCCCCAAGCAAGGAGTCCTCTCCAGGTGACCCACTTGAGTGCTTGACACTAGATCTTGtatcaacaaaaaat GCTTCTGGATCAACCAGATTAATGTCCATTGCTGAGTCTTCTGGACCTGGTAATGATGACATCAGCCTCGGGTCACTTCTGGATGAGCCCACCCAAAAGAAGATTCTGGGCCAGAAAGGCACACCCCCACCATCTCCGCTCCTGTCAGAGTTATTGAAGAAAGGCAGCATCTTGGCCACAAATTCCAGACTG ATTGGGGAGGGTGACGTGACCCCTGGTAATATGACAGCAGCAAACGACTTGCAGCTGGCTCTGCCTTGCCAACCTCTCTCTCAGGCAACAG AGATGGATGTTATGGTGCCATCTTTGACCCCTGGATGCCAACCGGTCTCTGCAGAGGATAAAGTGTCAGAGCTCAGTGAGGAAGATGTGTCTGGGTCCTACATGGGGGATGAGCTGGACTTGAAGACAGTGGGGGACATTATTGCCATCATTGAGGACAAG GCAGATGAGACTGTAGAGGCTTTGGATGCAGCTGCAGTTGAGGCTGCGCTGTCACTGTGTGAGGAGAACGGCCATGCTTTGTCTGGTGGCTGGGAGGCCGGGCCTTTCCAACCCCATGAGTCTCACCCCGCAGTGCCCACAAGGGACCCACAGTCCTTGTCTTTTCACTGTTGTATGGAGGGGAAGACAGACTTGTTAGAAGTTCAGCGTGGGACTTCAGCTTCAATCTCCTCTGTTTGCAACACTCGAGATAACGGTCTTGCAGCATTCCCAATGGGACTAAGGGGCCTTCCTCCCACCTCCTCATCCTCACACAGCTCAAAGAGTTTGGAGCACTGCTACACTGGAGCACCTCCACAACCTGAGGCCATGAGAGAGACTGAATTGTTGGCACACCAGAAAAGCCAAATTTCAAGGGGTGTTACTATAAAATGTGAGGGTAAGAAGTGGACACAGCAAAGACCTGAAAAAGCTCATAGAG ACTCAGTGTTAGAAGATAGCCCACTGACAGAAAGGCATCCCAAG GAGATGAAAGCGGAGGAGGGAATAAGTGTTGAGGGAGAAGAGAATGCCTCAGGGACTAAACTGTACAATGAGCTCAATGGGCCAGATGTGTGTGGAGAAGAAGACGGTGATGGGGTGGAGGGATTCTTGTCAGAGCcagatggcgagatggagcttGAACCTGCGGCCAGCGAGAGTGAGGATGGATACAGCCTCCATGCGGCCTCCTCGTCTCTACAGCTCCACACAACCGCAGAGTCCATCCCCAGCAGCCCTGCCTCATCGCAGTT TTCTGTGTGCAGTGAGGACCTGGAAGCGCTACAGGCTCACAAGATCTGGAAGAAAGCCATTATGCTGGTGTGGCGTGCAgcggccaatcacag GTATGCAAATGTCTTCCTGCAGCCAGTAACAGATGAAATTGCACCTGGGTACCACAGTATTGTGCAGAG GCCCATGGACCTTGCCGccataaaaaagaacattgagaCTGGTGTGATTAGGACCACCGCTGAGTTCCAGAGGGACATCATGCTGATGTTTCAGAATGCGGTCATGTACAACAGCCTGGATCATGACGTGTACCTTATGGCTCTGGAGATGCAGCGTGATGTCCTGGAGCAGATCCAGCAGTTTCTGGCTACCCAGCTTATCATGGAGACGTCAGAGTCTGGTATCAGCGCCAAGAGCCTGAGGGGCCGTGAGAGCACACGCAAACAGGACTCTACTGACAAG GACATTGTCTCCATGTCCTCTCCtgccttccttctttctcttttt GATGGAGGCACCAGAGGGCGCCGTTGTGCCATAGAAGCTGACcttaaaatgaagaaatga
- the LOC117955845 gene encoding bromodomain-containing protein 8 isoform X4, with the protein MGCRDDRKMANGVGKHKLLVIGPIEPWSVREKLCLATSVMKSGDQNWVSVSRAIKPFAEPGRPPDWFSQKHCASKYSELLETTEAPKRKRGEKSEVVETVEDVIVRRLTADRIDELKRLIKETQEKHRKLKRETELIQAGHLDSKLEELWEEVLQKEKLEEQETELKRKNTIASYQARQVANNTPKRVPSITMHSPSDSPSKESSPGDPLECLTLDLVSTKNASGSTRLMSIAESSGPGNDDISLGSLLDEPTQKKILGQKGTPPPSPLLSELLKKGSILATNSRLIGEGDVTPGNMTAANDLQLALPCQPLSQATGAPMLSRLLEASPTKFSAPLGFMVSADSASSAPLSAATPVPVDSAASTEMDVMVPSLTPGCQPVSAEDKVSELSEEDVSGSYMGDELDLKTVGDIIAIIEDKADETVEALDAAAVEAALSLCEENGHALSGGWEAGPFQPHESHPAVPTRDPQSLSFHCCMEGKTDLLEVQRGTSASISSVCNTRDNGLAAFPMGLRGLPPTSSSSHSSKSLEHCYTGAPPQPEAMRETELLAHQKSQISRGVTIKCEGKKWTQQRPEKAHRDSVLEDSPLTERHPKEMKAEEGISVEGEENASGTKLYNELNGPDVCGEEDGDGVEGFLSEPDGEMELEPAASESEDGYSLHAASSSLQLHTTAESIPSSPASSQFSVCSEDLEALQAHKIWKKAIMLVWRAAANHRYANVFLQPVTDEIAPGYHSIVQRPMDLAAIKKNIETGVIRTTAEFQRDIMLMFQNAVMYNSLDHDVYLMALEMQRDVLEQIQQFLATQLIMETSESGISAKSLRGRESTRKQDSTDKVLP; encoded by the exons ATGGGATGTCGGGATGACAGGAAAATGGCAAACGGGGTTGGAA AACACAAGCTACTTGTCATTGGACCAATAGAGCCATGGTCAGTGAGGGAGAAGCTGTGTTTGGCCACATCTGTCATGAAGAGTGGAGACCAGAACTG GGTATCTGTCAGTCGAGCCATCAAGCCATTTGCAGAACCCGGGCGACCACCTGACTGGTTCTCTCAAAAG CACTGTGCCTCCAAGTACTCTGAGCTCCTGGAAACAACAGAGGCCCCAAA GCGGAAACGTGGTGAGAAAAGTGAAGTGGTGGAGACAGTGGAGGACGTGATAGTACGCAGACTGACAGCTGACAGGATTGATGAACTAAAAAGACTGATCAAAGAAACACAGGAGAAGCACAG GAAGCTGAAGAGAGAGACTGAACTGATTCAAGCCGGGCATCTAGATTCCAAACTAGAAGAGTTATGGGAAGAGGTTCTTCA GAAGGAGAAACTGGAGGAACAAGAAACagagttgaaaagaaaaaacacaatagcTTCTTATCAGG CCAGACAGGTGGCAAATAACACACCTAAGAGAGTCCCAAGCATCACCATGCATTCACCCTCAGACTCCCCAAGCAAGGAGTCCTCTCCAGGTGACCCACTTGAGTGCTTGACACTAGATCTTGtatcaacaaaaaat GCTTCTGGATCAACCAGATTAATGTCCATTGCTGAGTCTTCTGGACCTGGTAATGATGACATCAGCCTCGGGTCACTTCTGGATGAGCCCACCCAAAAGAAGATTCTGGGCCAGAAAGGCACACCCCCACCATCTCCGCTCCTGTCAGAGTTATTGAAGAAAGGCAGCATCTTGGCCACAAATTCCAGACTG ATTGGGGAGGGTGACGTGACCCCTGGTAATATGACAGCAGCAAACGACTTGCAGCTGGCTCTGCCTTGCCAACCTCTCTCTCAGGCAACAG GTGCCCCGATGTTATCCCGTCTCCTGGAGGCAAGTCCCACCAAGTTTTCTGCTCCGTTAGGTTTCATGGTCAGTGCTGACTCAGCCTCCAGTGctcctctctctgctgccaCTCCTGTGCCTGTTGACTCTGCTGCAAGTACAG AGATGGATGTTATGGTGCCATCTTTGACCCCTGGATGCCAACCGGTCTCTGCAGAGGATAAAGTGTCAGAGCTCAGTGAGGAAGATGTGTCTGGGTCCTACATGGGGGATGAGCTGGACTTGAAGACAGTGGGGGACATTATTGCCATCATTGAGGACAAG GCAGATGAGACTGTAGAGGCTTTGGATGCAGCTGCAGTTGAGGCTGCGCTGTCACTGTGTGAGGAGAACGGCCATGCTTTGTCTGGTGGCTGGGAGGCCGGGCCTTTCCAACCCCATGAGTCTCACCCCGCAGTGCCCACAAGGGACCCACAGTCCTTGTCTTTTCACTGTTGTATGGAGGGGAAGACAGACTTGTTAGAAGTTCAGCGTGGGACTTCAGCTTCAATCTCCTCTGTTTGCAACACTCGAGATAACGGTCTTGCAGCATTCCCAATGGGACTAAGGGGCCTTCCTCCCACCTCCTCATCCTCACACAGCTCAAAGAGTTTGGAGCACTGCTACACTGGAGCACCTCCACAACCTGAGGCCATGAGAGAGACTGAATTGTTGGCACACCAGAAAAGCCAAATTTCAAGGGGTGTTACTATAAAATGTGAGGGTAAGAAGTGGACACAGCAAAGACCTGAAAAAGCTCATAGAG ACTCAGTGTTAGAAGATAGCCCACTGACAGAAAGGCATCCCAAG GAGATGAAAGCGGAGGAGGGAATAAGTGTTGAGGGAGAAGAGAATGCCTCAGGGACTAAACTGTACAATGAGCTCAATGGGCCAGATGTGTGTGGAGAAGAAGACGGTGATGGGGTGGAGGGATTCTTGTCAGAGCcagatggcgagatggagcttGAACCTGCGGCCAGCGAGAGTGAGGATGGATACAGCCTCCATGCGGCCTCCTCGTCTCTACAGCTCCACACAACCGCAGAGTCCATCCCCAGCAGCCCTGCCTCATCGCAGTT TTCTGTGTGCAGTGAGGACCTGGAAGCGCTACAGGCTCACAAGATCTGGAAGAAAGCCATTATGCTGGTGTGGCGTGCAgcggccaatcacag GTATGCAAATGTCTTCCTGCAGCCAGTAACAGATGAAATTGCACCTGGGTACCACAGTATTGTGCAGAG GCCCATGGACCTTGCCGccataaaaaagaacattgagaCTGGTGTGATTAGGACCACCGCTGAGTTCCAGAGGGACATCATGCTGATGTTTCAGAATGCGGTCATGTACAACAGCCTGGATCATGACGTGTACCTTATGGCTCTGGAGATGCAGCGTGATGTCCTGGAGCAGATCCAGCAGTTTCTGGCTACCCAGCTTATCATGGAGACGTCAGAGTCTGGTATCAGCGCCAAGAGCCTGAGGGGCCGTGAGAGCACACGCAAACAGGACTCTACTGACAAGGTGCTTCCCTAG
- the LOC117955845 gene encoding bromodomain-containing protein 8 isoform X6 — translation MGCRDDRKMANGVGKHKLLVIGPIEPWSVREKLCLATSVMKSGDQNWVSVSRAIKPFAEPGRPPDWFSQKHCASKYSELLETTEAPKRKRGEKSEVVETVEDVIVRRLTADRIDELKRLIKETQEKHRKLKRETELIQAGHLDSKLEELWEEVLQKEKLEEQETELKRKNTIASYQARQVANNTPKRVPSITMHSPSDSPSKESSPGDPLECLTLDLVSTKNASGSTRLMSIAESSGPGNDDISLGSLLDEPTQKKILGQKGTPPPSPLLSELLKKGSILATNSRLIGEGDVTPGNMTAANDLQLALPCQPLSQATGAPMLSRLLEASPTKFSAPLGFMVSADSASSAPLSAATPVPVDSAASTEMDVMVPSLTPGCQPVSAEDKVSELSEEDVSGSYMGDELDLKTVGDIIAIIEDKEMKAEEGISVEGEENASGTKLYNELNGPDVCGEEDGDGVEGFLSEPDGEMELEPAASESEDGYSLHAASSSLQLHTTAESIPSSPASSQFSVCSEDLEALQAHKIWKKAIMLVWRAAANHRYANVFLQPVTDEIAPGYHSIVQRPMDLAAIKKNIETGVIRTTAEFQRDIMLMFQNAVMYNSLDHDVYLMALEMQRDVLEQIQQFLATQLIMETSESGISAKSLRGRESTRKQDSTDKDIVSMSSPAFLLSLFDGGTRGRRCAIEADLKMKK, via the exons ATGGGATGTCGGGATGACAGGAAAATGGCAAACGGGGTTGGAA AACACAAGCTACTTGTCATTGGACCAATAGAGCCATGGTCAGTGAGGGAGAAGCTGTGTTTGGCCACATCTGTCATGAAGAGTGGAGACCAGAACTG GGTATCTGTCAGTCGAGCCATCAAGCCATTTGCAGAACCCGGGCGACCACCTGACTGGTTCTCTCAAAAG CACTGTGCCTCCAAGTACTCTGAGCTCCTGGAAACAACAGAGGCCCCAAA GCGGAAACGTGGTGAGAAAAGTGAAGTGGTGGAGACAGTGGAGGACGTGATAGTACGCAGACTGACAGCTGACAGGATTGATGAACTAAAAAGACTGATCAAAGAAACACAGGAGAAGCACAG GAAGCTGAAGAGAGAGACTGAACTGATTCAAGCCGGGCATCTAGATTCCAAACTAGAAGAGTTATGGGAAGAGGTTCTTCA GAAGGAGAAACTGGAGGAACAAGAAACagagttgaaaagaaaaaacacaatagcTTCTTATCAGG CCAGACAGGTGGCAAATAACACACCTAAGAGAGTCCCAAGCATCACCATGCATTCACCCTCAGACTCCCCAAGCAAGGAGTCCTCTCCAGGTGACCCACTTGAGTGCTTGACACTAGATCTTGtatcaacaaaaaat GCTTCTGGATCAACCAGATTAATGTCCATTGCTGAGTCTTCTGGACCTGGTAATGATGACATCAGCCTCGGGTCACTTCTGGATGAGCCCACCCAAAAGAAGATTCTGGGCCAGAAAGGCACACCCCCACCATCTCCGCTCCTGTCAGAGTTATTGAAGAAAGGCAGCATCTTGGCCACAAATTCCAGACTG ATTGGGGAGGGTGACGTGACCCCTGGTAATATGACAGCAGCAAACGACTTGCAGCTGGCTCTGCCTTGCCAACCTCTCTCTCAGGCAACAG GTGCCCCGATGTTATCCCGTCTCCTGGAGGCAAGTCCCACCAAGTTTTCTGCTCCGTTAGGTTTCATGGTCAGTGCTGACTCAGCCTCCAGTGctcctctctctgctgccaCTCCTGTGCCTGTTGACTCTGCTGCAAGTACAG AGATGGATGTTATGGTGCCATCTTTGACCCCTGGATGCCAACCGGTCTCTGCAGAGGATAAAGTGTCAGAGCTCAGTGAGGAAGATGTGTCTGGGTCCTACATGGGGGATGAGCTGGACTTGAAGACAGTGGGGGACATTATTGCCATCATTGAGGACAAG GAGATGAAAGCGGAGGAGGGAATAAGTGTTGAGGGAGAAGAGAATGCCTCAGGGACTAAACTGTACAATGAGCTCAATGGGCCAGATGTGTGTGGAGAAGAAGACGGTGATGGGGTGGAGGGATTCTTGTCAGAGCcagatggcgagatggagcttGAACCTGCGGCCAGCGAGAGTGAGGATGGATACAGCCTCCATGCGGCCTCCTCGTCTCTACAGCTCCACACAACCGCAGAGTCCATCCCCAGCAGCCCTGCCTCATCGCAGTT TTCTGTGTGCAGTGAGGACCTGGAAGCGCTACAGGCTCACAAGATCTGGAAGAAAGCCATTATGCTGGTGTGGCGTGCAgcggccaatcacag GTATGCAAATGTCTTCCTGCAGCCAGTAACAGATGAAATTGCACCTGGGTACCACAGTATTGTGCAGAG GCCCATGGACCTTGCCGccataaaaaagaacattgagaCTGGTGTGATTAGGACCACCGCTGAGTTCCAGAGGGACATCATGCTGATGTTTCAGAATGCGGTCATGTACAACAGCCTGGATCATGACGTGTACCTTATGGCTCTGGAGATGCAGCGTGATGTCCTGGAGCAGATCCAGCAGTTTCTGGCTACCCAGCTTATCATGGAGACGTCAGAGTCTGGTATCAGCGCCAAGAGCCTGAGGGGCCGTGAGAGCACACGCAAACAGGACTCTACTGACAAG GACATTGTCTCCATGTCCTCTCCtgccttccttctttctcttttt GATGGAGGCACCAGAGGGCGCCGTTGTGCCATAGAAGCTGACcttaaaatgaagaaatga